ATACCTGGACAGAAATGCCAGCAATATTGAAGTACTGGTATTGGGAAGTTCGCACAGTTATTATGGCATCAACCCGGCATACATCAAAGGGAACGTTTTTAACGCATCTCACGTTTCGCAGACAATTGACCTTGACTGGGAGATCATTAAAAAATACAAATGGAGCAACCTGAAATACATTTTGTTGCCTGTGGATTACTTTACACTTTATTACCGGCTGGATCAGGGTGTGGAAAGCTGGCGCCTGAAAAACTATCAGATCTACTACGGCATTACATCAACCAGTTTAACCAATTACTTTGAACTTACCAATGGCAGATTCAAGGACAACATTAATAGGGTTATCCGGTATTATGTTCATAGATTGAACGATGTTAATTGCGATACGTTAGGGTATGGCATTAACTTCAACCTGGCTGCCCAGGACCTGGAAACGTCGGGCAAAGAAGCCGCCGCTAAGCACACCATAAAATCAACTGCTTTCTTACAAAAAAATATCGGCGTATTGAGCCAATTCGCCGCCTTTGCCAAAGAAAACAAAATTAAACTGATTTTATTTAGCGCACCTGCATACAAAAGCTACAGGAACAATTTAAATCGAAATCAGCTGCAGACTACAGTTAATGCAATAGAGAAAACGGTACAATCCAATCCGAATGTCGTCTATTACAACTTTCTCACCGATACTATCTTTAAAGCTTCAGACTATAGCGATGCCGATCATTTGAATCCGGCAGGAGCTAAAAAATTAAGCAGTAAATTAAATGACCGGATCTCCTACTAACCATTAAGCAGGTTTGTATAAGGCTGGCCTGCAGGTACGCTTTATCAGTCTGCATTGGCAAGATGTTGCCGCGCACCTGACAGGTCTATTTTAAGGTTTTATCCAGATAGCCTGACCGCCGGACGCCTGCAGTTTTACTTCCAGCACGGTGTCGGAAGTTACTTTTTTCTCTTCCACTTTTACTTTGGTAGCAGTGACTACCGCAGCATCATCGGAATAGATGCGGGCGGTAAAGGTTCTTCCTTTGGATAAAAAACTACAATCAAATTTTACCGTGCGTGCTTCATCGTTGGTGATGGCGCCTATAAACCATTCATCGCCTTTGCGCCGGGCCGTGGTAATCCATTGCCCGGGCGCCCCGGTCAGCACACGGGTCTCATCCC
The Niastella koreensis GR20-10 genome window above contains:
- a CDS encoding DUF1574 family protein yields the protein MRKFTKQTIACCLPVLILLVCFELLLRHIPNDYSYKKEYLDRNASNIEVLVLGSSHSYYGINPAYIKGNVFNASHVSQTIDLDWEIIKKYKWSNLKYILLPVDYFTLYYRLDQGVESWRLKNYQIYYGITSTSLTNYFELTNGRFKDNINRVIRYYVHRLNDVNCDTLGYGINFNLAAQDLETSGKEAAAKHTIKSTAFLQKNIGVLSQFAAFAKENKIKLILFSAPAYKSYRNNLNRNQLQTTVNAIEKTVQSNPNVVYYNFLTDTIFKASDYSDADHLNPAGAKKLSSKLNDRISY